One window from the genome of Spiractinospora alimapuensis encodes:
- a CDS encoding ABC transporter permease: MNVIQEYRPSGRVVRAVRMALARRRVVIGLVVLVMLVVAAWLGPMVAPWEAGERDYDAFLAPPSASHWWGTDSTGRDVFVTTLVGLRKSLVLGLAVAVLSTAVAGVLGAVAGFYGGLTDRAFMRLADLLLILPPFLILATLASLAQGGGWVTFVLLLAGLLWMVTARMARSMTLSLRQRDYVRAARYMGVPSHTIVLRHIMPNLAPLLTVDVTMNVSGAIVLESALSYFGFGLRYPDVSLGTLIADGSAHAITHPWTFAFCTGLLVVVVLAVHLIGDGLRDTLDPRTRR, encoded by the coding sequence GGCCTGGTCGTGCTCGTCATGCTGGTCGTGGCGGCATGGCTCGGGCCGATGGTGGCGCCATGGGAAGCGGGGGAGCGGGACTACGACGCCTTCCTCGCCCCGCCGTCGGCGTCGCACTGGTGGGGGACGGACAGCACCGGGCGCGACGTGTTCGTGACGACCCTGGTTGGGTTGCGGAAATCGCTGGTCCTGGGGCTGGCCGTGGCTGTTCTGTCCACCGCGGTGGCCGGCGTACTCGGGGCGGTGGCCGGGTTCTACGGCGGACTCACCGACCGGGCGTTCATGCGCCTCGCCGACCTGCTGCTCATCCTGCCGCCGTTCCTCATCCTCGCGACGCTTGCCTCACTGGCACAGGGCGGCGGGTGGGTGACCTTCGTTCTGCTCCTCGCGGGACTGCTGTGGATGGTCACGGCGAGGATGGCGCGCAGCATGACCCTGTCGCTGCGCCAACGTGACTACGTGCGGGCGGCGCGGTATATGGGCGTGCCGTCCCACACCATAGTGCTGCGCCACATCATGCCCAACCTCGCCCCGTTGCTGACGGTCGACGTCACGATGAACGTCAGTGGCGCGATCGTCCTGGAGAGCGCGTTGTCCTACTTCGGGTTCGGCCTGCGCTATCCGGACGTCTCCCTGGGCACCTTGATCGCCGACGGCTCCGCGCACGCCATCACCCATCCGTGGACCTTCGCCTTCTGCACCGGCCTGCTGGTCGTGGTCGTCCTGGCCGTGCACCTCATCGGCGACGGACTGCGCGACACCCTGGACCCGAGGACCCGCCGATGA
- a CDS encoding dipeptide ABC transporter ATP-binding protein, with the protein MTTPALTVTDLHVGFSQGRGQPEVRALRGLDFAVRPGEILGIVGESGSGKTTAALALMGLLPQYARVTGSVRLGERELLGLSDAEFSAHRGKDIALVPADPLAALTPVYGVGRQIAEAVGVHDPGLSRAQRRERACALLDRVRFPDPERWYAAMPHQLSGGMRQRAIIAMALAHDPAVIIADEPTASVDASMREHVLRLLADRRSERSSLVLITHDLGAVSRLADRVLVTYGGRAVEEGPTHRLLRQPRMPYTIGLLAARPRLGAKEELVQMPGSPPTTVEDVPGCSFVDRCPVAVSRCGTETPPMTSAGEESRAACWRVEEFAGAKATDIFPSSGPAPRSAPRGTPRERRAVLRVEGLVRRYRSVGMPRWSPLLPGIPETVAVDGVHLRVGEGETLAVAGESGSGKTTLLREILSFDRPQRGRVEVLGRDTGELNRRDRFGLRRQVQVVLQDPGASLDPRMRILDTVMEPLRTHRGDALRREGRDVRFEDRALELLTLVGLSAHDAGRYPEDLSSGMRQRVAIARAVALRPSVLVLDEPVSGLDVSVQAGILGLLDGLKDRLGLSYLMVSHDLAVVRQVADRLAVMHRGRIVETGPTDTVLERGRHPHTRALVRASDDARPARPRQRDGREARADAEPPPDATVDGQHAPAEDTGCRFWSTCGRYAALPEGSARLCRTVVPRAPSAVPESGHSAACHYVP; encoded by the coding sequence ATGACCACCCCAGCCCTCACCGTCACCGACCTCCACGTGGGGTTCTCCCAGGGACGGGGGCAGCCGGAGGTGCGTGCGTTGCGTGGTCTGGACTTCGCCGTGCGCCCGGGAGAGATCCTGGGGATCGTGGGGGAGTCCGGCTCGGGGAAGACCACAGCGGCCCTCGCGCTGATGGGGTTGTTGCCGCAGTACGCACGCGTCACCGGATCCGTGCGACTGGGAGAGCGGGAGCTTCTCGGCCTCAGCGACGCCGAGTTCAGCGCCCACCGCGGCAAGGACATCGCCCTGGTGCCCGCCGACCCGCTGGCCGCCCTCACCCCGGTCTACGGCGTGGGCCGACAGATCGCCGAGGCGGTCGGAGTCCACGATCCCGGCCTCTCCCGCGCGCAGCGGCGGGAACGAGCCTGTGCCCTGCTGGACCGGGTCCGGTTCCCCGACCCGGAGCGCTGGTACGCGGCCATGCCGCACCAACTCTCCGGCGGCATGCGTCAACGCGCCATCATCGCGATGGCCCTCGCGCACGATCCCGCCGTGATCATCGCCGACGAGCCCACGGCGTCGGTGGACGCGTCGATGCGGGAGCACGTACTGCGGCTTCTCGCCGACCGACGATCCGAGCGCTCCTCGCTGGTGTTGATCACCCACGATCTGGGCGCGGTCAGTCGGCTCGCCGATCGGGTTCTGGTCACCTACGGAGGTCGGGCCGTCGAGGAAGGCCCGACCCACCGGCTGCTGCGACAGCCACGCATGCCCTACACCATCGGGCTGTTGGCGGCCCGGCCCCGCCTGGGCGCCAAGGAGGAGTTGGTGCAGATGCCTGGCTCCCCACCCACCACGGTCGAGGATGTTCCGGGATGTTCGTTCGTGGACCGCTGCCCGGTGGCGGTTTCCCGGTGCGGCACGGAGACCCCACCCATGACGAGTGCGGGGGAGGAGTCACGTGCCGCGTGCTGGCGGGTCGAGGAGTTCGCCGGGGCGAAGGCGACCGACATCTTCCCGTCCTCCGGTCCCGCACCACGGTCAGCGCCCCGGGGGACACCCCGGGAGCGGCGTGCGGTCCTGCGGGTCGAGGGGCTCGTCCGGCGCTACCGGTCAGTCGGGATGCCCCGGTGGTCGCCCCTGCTTCCCGGTATCCCCGAAACCGTCGCGGTCGATGGCGTGCACCTACGGGTCGGTGAGGGGGAGACGCTCGCCGTGGCCGGTGAGTCGGGTAGCGGGAAAACCACGTTGCTCCGGGAGATCCTCTCGTTCGACCGGCCGCAGCGAGGTCGGGTCGAGGTGCTGGGGCGCGACACGGGAGAGCTGAACCGGAGAGACAGGTTCGGGCTGCGGCGCCAGGTCCAGGTCGTGTTGCAGGACCCTGGTGCGTCGCTGGACCCACGGATGCGGATCCTCGACACCGTGATGGAGCCCCTTCGCACGCATCGCGGTGACGCGCTGAGGCGGGAGGGGCGCGACGTGCGTTTCGAGGACCGGGCGTTGGAGCTGCTCACCCTGGTGGGACTCAGTGCCCACGACGCCGGCCGGTACCCGGAGGACCTCTCGTCGGGGATGCGGCAGCGCGTGGCGATCGCCCGCGCGGTGGCGCTCCGTCCCAGCGTCCTGGTCCTGGACGAGCCGGTTTCTGGCCTGGACGTCTCAGTCCAGGCCGGAATCCTCGGCCTCCTGGACGGGCTCAAGGACCGCCTCGGTCTCTCCTACCTCATGGTCTCCCACGACCTCGCCGTGGTTCGCCAGGTAGCGGACCGCCTCGCGGTGATGCACCGCGGCCGGATCGTGGAGACCGGGCCAACGGACACCGTGCTGGAACGCGGGCGGCATCCCCACACCCGTGCCCTGGTTCGCGCATCCGACGACGCCCGCCCGGCGAGACCCCGGCAGCGTGACGGGAGGGAGGCGCGGGCGGACGCCGAGCCCCCACCCGACGCCACGGTGGACGGACAACACGCCCCCGCGGAGGACACCGGCTGTCGCTTCTGGTCCACATGTGGTCGTTACGCCGCACTGCCCGAGGGCTCGGCCCGCCTGTGCCGCACCGTAGTCCCCCGGGCGCCGTCCGCCGTCCCGGAGTCCGGCCACTCCGCCGCCTGCCACTACGTCCCCTAG